One genomic region from Acidimicrobiia bacterium encodes:
- a CDS encoding FAD-dependent oxidoreductase, translating to MGRFDDRSTVVVVGAALAGLRAAEELRAAGYGGRLVFVGAEDHLPYDRPPLSKEVLAGEWDLEQTALRRQPYEDLDLDWRLGRRAAALDARARTVALADGERLSFDGAVLATGAVPRTLPGTPPLPGIHLLRSLDDCEALRDELERGPRVVVVGAGFIGAEVAATCRGRGLSVTVLEALPAPMVRGLGPVLGDALGRLHRDHGVDLRLGVGVAGFEGGDRVEAVLLGDGTRVAADVVVVGIGVRPATDWLEGSGLRIDDGVVCDATCQAAPGIVAAGDVARWPSALYDGESIRLEHWTNAAEQGAFVGRRLLAGDGAAPTFDPVPFVWSDQYDVKIQVAGSVRGDDRIEVVDGSLAEQRFVAAVGRDGRLVGAVGFSRPRPLMHYRRLIAERVPFDDAVASQRAS from the coding sequence GTGGGCCGCTTCGACGACCGTTCCACCGTCGTCGTCGTCGGGGCGGCCCTCGCGGGCCTGCGCGCCGCCGAGGAGCTCCGTGCCGCCGGCTACGGCGGACGGCTGGTGTTCGTCGGCGCCGAGGACCACCTCCCCTACGACCGCCCGCCGCTCTCGAAGGAGGTCCTCGCGGGGGAGTGGGACCTCGAGCAGACCGCGCTCCGCAGGCAGCCCTACGAGGACCTGGACCTGGACTGGCGGCTCGGCCGCCGCGCCGCGGCGCTCGACGCCCGGGCCCGGACGGTGGCGCTCGCCGACGGCGAGCGCCTGTCCTTCGACGGGGCCGTCCTCGCCACCGGGGCCGTGCCGCGCACGCTGCCAGGGACGCCACCGCTCCCGGGGATCCACCTCTTGCGGAGCCTCGACGACTGCGAGGCGCTGCGCGACGAGCTGGAGCGCGGCCCCCGGGTCGTCGTGGTCGGCGCCGGGTTCATCGGGGCCGAGGTGGCGGCGACGTGCCGGGGTCGGGGCCTGTCGGTGACGGTCCTCGAGGCGCTGCCGGCCCCGATGGTGCGCGGCCTCGGCCCGGTGCTCGGCGACGCGCTCGGTCGGCTCCACCGAGACCACGGCGTCGACCTCCGCCTCGGGGTGGGGGTGGCGGGCTTCGAGGGCGGCGACCGAGTCGAGGCGGTCCTGCTCGGGGACGGCACCCGCGTGGCCGCCGACGTCGTCGTCGTCGGCATCGGGGTGCGCCCGGCGACCGACTGGCTGGAGGGCTCCGGCCTCCGGATCGACGACGGCGTGGTCTGCGACGCCACCTGCCAGGCCGCTCCCGGCATCGTCGCCGCCGGCGACGTCGCCCGCTGGCCCAGCGCGCTCTACGACGGCGAGTCGATCCGGCTCGAGCACTGGACGAACGCGGCCGAGCAGGGAGCCTTCGTCGGCCGTCGCCTCCTCGCCGGCGACGGCGCCGCGCCCACCTTCGACCCGGTCCCGTTCGTGTGGTCGGACCAGTACGACGTGAAGATCCAGGTCGCGGGCAGCGTGCGCGGCGACGACCGCATCGAGGTCGTGGACGGCTCCCTCGCCGAGCAGCGGTTCGTGGCCGCGGTCGGACGCGACGGCCGCCTGGTCGGCGCGGTCGGGTTCAGCCGACCCCGGCCCCTCATGCACTACCGCCGGCTCATCGCCGAGCGGGTGCCCTTCGACGACGCGGTGGCGTCCCAGCGGGCCAGCTAG
- a CDS encoding enoyl-CoA hydratase/isomerase family protein → MSNVDDELLARVEDHVLWLVLNRPEAGNAITPDMRDRMIEHLTEVNSSLVVRAVVLTGTGDRHFCTGADLRVARPGPAARPDGAPERATGDPARMIRTGIQRLIGAMLDCEKPILAAVNGTAAGGGAVMVLAADLVLAADHARLIQVFARRGLIPDGGGTYLLPRLVGLQKAKELVFFGDDLPAADAERIGLVNRVVPAADLEATAREWAGRLAAGPTKTIGFAKRLLNRSLDVDRATLFEEEALLVELLSGTSDQAEGMASFRERRPTAFQGW, encoded by the coding sequence GTGAGCAACGTGGACGACGAGCTGCTGGCCCGGGTCGAGGACCACGTCCTCTGGCTGGTCCTGAACCGGCCCGAGGCGGGGAACGCGATCACCCCCGACATGCGGGACCGCATGATCGAGCACCTGACCGAGGTCAACAGCTCGCTCGTCGTCCGGGCCGTCGTCCTCACCGGCACCGGTGACCGGCACTTCTGCACCGGCGCCGACCTGCGGGTGGCGCGGCCGGGGCCGGCGGCCAGGCCGGACGGCGCGCCCGAGCGGGCGACCGGCGACCCGGCCCGCATGATCCGCACCGGGATCCAGCGGCTGATCGGCGCCATGCTGGACTGCGAGAAGCCGATCCTCGCCGCCGTGAACGGCACCGCCGCGGGGGGCGGCGCCGTGATGGTCCTGGCCGCGGACCTCGTGCTCGCCGCCGACCACGCCCGTCTCATCCAGGTGTTCGCGCGCCGCGGGCTCATCCCCGACGGCGGCGGCACCTACCTGCTGCCGCGGCTGGTCGGCCTCCAGAAGGCGAAGGAGCTCGTCTTCTTCGGTGACGACCTCCCCGCCGCCGACGCCGAGCGGATCGGGCTCGTGAACCGCGTGGTCCCGGCCGCGGATCTCGAGGCCACCGCCCGGGAGTGGGCCGGCCGGCTGGCGGCGGGGCCGACGAAGACGATCGGCTTCGCCAAGCGGCTCCTCAACCGCTCGCTCGACGTGGACCGCGCCACGCTCTTCGAGGAGGAGGCGCTGCTCGTGGAGCTGCTGTCCGGCACCAGCGATCAGGCCGAGGGGATGGCGAGCTTCCGGGAGCGCCGCCCGACCGCGTTCCAGGGCTGGTAG
- a CDS encoding SRPBCC family protein produces the protein MADEAHEHITVGATPERVYAVAVDFERYPDWARDVKHVAVLERDADGRGTRVEYRVAGLGQSIHYVLAYDYADAPGAFSWRLEEADKLRRLDGRYGFEAEGAGTRVAYDLAIDVAIPLPGLIKRQAARMIVNTALKELKKESERAQP, from the coding sequence ATGGCCGACGAGGCCCACGAGCACATCACGGTGGGGGCGACGCCCGAGCGCGTCTACGCCGTCGCCGTCGACTTCGAGCGGTATCCCGACTGGGCCCGGGACGTGAAGCACGTCGCCGTGCTCGAGCGTGACGCCGATGGGCGGGGCACCCGCGTGGAGTACCGCGTCGCCGGCCTCGGCCAGAGCATCCACTACGTGCTCGCCTACGACTACGCCGATGCGCCCGGCGCGTTCTCCTGGCGGCTCGAGGAGGCCGACAAGCTCCGCCGCCTCGACGGTCGCTACGGCTTCGAGGCCGAGGGCGCCGGGACGCGGGTCGCCTACGATCTCGCCATCGACGTGGCGATCCCGCTGCCCGGTCTCATCAAGCGCCAAGCGGCCCGCATGATCGTGAACACGGCGCTGAAGGAGCTGAAGAAAGAGTCCGAGCGCGCCCAGCCCTGA
- a CDS encoding ROK family protein yields the protein MTRSGPPTVGIDLGGTNVRAAVVDGKGQVEVEERAPTPADWPALLATIVELFDRLAGARPGVGAVGVGAAGMVDRHGTVHYAPNIPKLIRVPLQALLTEQLDVPVAVDNDANVAALGELRYGAAQGVRHGLVITLGTGVGGGIIHDGRIARGAHGFAAEVGHWQFDPQGPACACGEPGHWEAQASGGGLGALARARAAAGEAPNVLSRAGGDPRAVTSVHVGESAAAGDADGRSILEAYARQVALGFAGLANILDPELIVVSGGLVGLGDVLLTPLRDAFGAHLEGAPYRPEVPIVAAALGDRAGVVGAAALARQLA from the coding sequence GTGACCCGGAGCGGCCCGCCGACGGTCGGCATCGACCTCGGCGGCACGAACGTGCGCGCCGCGGTCGTCGACGGGAAGGGACAGGTCGAGGTCGAGGAGCGGGCGCCGACCCCAGCCGACTGGCCGGCGCTGCTCGCCACGATCGTTGAGCTCTTCGACCGTCTGGCCGGGGCCCGTCCCGGCGTCGGCGCGGTCGGTGTCGGCGCGGCAGGGATGGTCGACCGGCACGGGACCGTCCACTACGCGCCGAACATCCCGAAGCTCATCCGGGTGCCGCTCCAGGCGCTCCTCACCGAGCAGCTCGACGTGCCGGTCGCGGTCGACAACGACGCCAACGTCGCCGCGCTGGGCGAGCTCCGGTACGGCGCCGCTCAGGGCGTGCGGCACGGGCTCGTGATCACCCTCGGCACCGGGGTCGGCGGCGGGATCATCCACGACGGTCGCATCGCGCGAGGCGCCCACGGCTTCGCGGCCGAGGTCGGCCACTGGCAGTTCGACCCGCAGGGCCCGGCGTGCGCCTGCGGGGAGCCCGGCCACTGGGAGGCCCAGGCGAGCGGGGGCGGGCTCGGCGCGCTGGCGCGTGCGCGCGCGGCCGCCGGCGAGGCGCCGAACGTGCTGTCCCGCGCCGGCGGCGACCCGCGGGCCGTCACCAGCGTGCACGTCGGCGAATCCGCGGCCGCGGGCGACGCCGACGGGCGGAGCATCCTCGAGGCGTACGCCCGCCAGGTCGCCCTCGGGTTCGCCGGCCTCGCCAACATCCTCGATCCCGAGCTCATCGTCGTGTCCGGCGGGCTCGTCGGGCTCGGCGACGTGCTCCTGACGCCGCTGCGCGACGCCTTCGGCGCCCACCTCGAGGGCGCGCCCTACCGGCCCGAGGTTCCGATCGTCGCCGCCGCGCTCGGCGATCGCGCCGGTGTGGTCGGCGCCGCCGCGCTCGCGCGCCAGCTGGCGTGA
- a CDS encoding OB-fold domain-containing protein: METGFVLPDLESEDSAEFWAGCARGELLVQVCARCGQWRFPPRPMCPRCQSLEFTWTPTSGRGRVWSFVVPHPPLLPAYAELAPYNVVVVALEENPTIRMVGNLVEDADGPINAVDPATIEIGEPVRVVFARVEDVSLPRWVRVANRGRGSAGAS; this comes from the coding sequence GTGGAGACCGGGTTCGTGCTGCCCGACCTCGAGAGCGAGGACAGCGCCGAGTTCTGGGCCGGCTGTGCCCGCGGCGAGCTGCTCGTGCAGGTGTGCGCGCGCTGCGGCCAGTGGCGCTTCCCGCCCCGGCCGATGTGCCCGCGCTGCCAGTCGCTCGAGTTCACGTGGACCCCGACGTCCGGTCGGGGCCGGGTGTGGTCGTTCGTCGTGCCCCACCCGCCGCTCCTCCCCGCCTACGCCGAGCTGGCCCCGTACAACGTGGTCGTCGTCGCCCTCGAGGAGAACCCGACCATCCGGATGGTGGGCAACCTGGTCGAGGACGCCGACGGCCCCATCAACGCGGTGGACCCGGCGACGATCGAGATCGGCGAGCCGGTGCGAGTGGTGTTCGCTCGGGTCGAGGACGTCAGCCTCCCCCGCTGGGTCCGGGTCGCGAACCGCGGTCGTGGGTCCGCTGGAGCGTCGTAG
- a CDS encoding MerR family transcriptional regulator — MTTEPACPWRIDDLAHRGGVTVDTIRYYQREGLVPEGRRAGRVKLYGPTHLERLERIRDLQGRGFSLAAIRALLAGDREHLVEAIFADRGEGQGYDLDALVERSGVEPGLCAALRSSGLLRDPADYGRETYDAEDLDLLRTMAELERVGLPTKALVALGRIYADGVEAIQADVLELFSTGGATEWAPGELEALRAVAARNTTQVLPLMRRLVDYLHHRTIQRLTLEAIERDTLPSPDR, encoded by the coding sequence GTGACCACCGAACCCGCCTGCCCCTGGCGCATCGACGACCTCGCCCACCGGGGCGGCGTGACGGTCGACACCATCCGCTACTACCAGCGGGAGGGGCTGGTCCCCGAGGGGCGGCGGGCCGGCCGGGTCAAGCTCTACGGCCCGACCCACCTCGAGCGCCTCGAGCGCATCCGGGACCTCCAGGGGCGAGGCTTCTCGCTCGCCGCCATCCGGGCCCTGCTGGCCGGCGACCGCGAGCACCTCGTCGAGGCCATCTTCGCCGACCGGGGCGAGGGCCAGGGCTACGACCTCGACGCCCTCGTCGAGCGGTCGGGCGTCGAGCCCGGCCTCTGCGCCGCGCTCCGATCGTCGGGCCTGCTGCGCGACCCCGCCGACTACGGGCGGGAGACCTACGACGCCGAGGACCTCGACCTGCTGCGGACGATGGCCGAGCTCGAGCGCGTCGGCCTGCCGACGAAGGCCCTCGTCGCGCTGGGCCGGATCTACGCCGACGGGGTCGAGGCCATCCAGGCCGATGTGCTCGAGCTGTTCAGCACCGGCGGCGCCACCGAGTGGGCGCCGGGCGAGCTCGAGGCGCTCCGCGCCGTCGCCGCCCGGAACACCACGCAGGTCCTGCCCCTGATGCGACGACTCGTCGACTACCTCCACCACCGCACGATCCAGCGGCTGACGCTGGAGGCGATCGAGCGGGACACGCTGCCGAGCCCCGACCGCTAG
- a CDS encoding acetate--CoA ligase family protein → MPESGVPVDVSGRSLRLRDVDLDTFLHPATVAVIGASEAARKPNTAMTLRIKQWADAHGASFFPVHPVYETVLGARCYASIDQVPGTIDLAVVLTGRAVESFAEVVARGAKFAVIFAAGFSEVGADGEALEARLGELVRAGDTHLLGPNTNLNAFSDFRDDLPGPSIALITQSGHQGRPVFQGQELGIAISHWAPTGNEVDLEFADFARYFAAQPGVGVVAAYIEGFKDGRSLLLALDAAARRQKPVVLVKVGRTDEGTSMARAHTGHLTGADAVVSAVFRQFGVTRVDGLDELLDVSAAFARTKPPRGDGVCIYAISGGTGAHLADLAAAAGLRLPVLGADTQRALHDGLIPTYLRVSNPVDCGGPPVTTPAGRRILELLLADPAVDVLVCPITGALDMMSKPLARDLVAVADTTDKPIFVVWGSPVGTEPAYTEVLLGSRLPVFRTFGNCVRAVRAYLDYWDFAARYRSPFDDVPTEPRPAARRVRRLLATAPAGGTLSEVAAKQVLQAYGVKPSRDRLCTTAAEAVDAAARIGYPVVMKASSPVLTHKSDLGLVALGVTTATAVRSTFADLQRRARQAAGRRGPVEGVLVCETVRDGVEMVLGLAQDPLLGPVVMCGLGGVFVEVLGDVSFRVPPFGRDEAARMVRELRGYPLLEGVRGAKPADVDALLDAIMNVQRLGMDLAGPSSPDGIAELDINPLVVRPRGAVALDALVVRK, encoded by the coding sequence ATGCCCGAATCCGGTGTCCCCGTCGATGTGAGCGGTCGCTCGCTGCGGCTGCGCGACGTCGACCTGGACACCTTCCTGCACCCCGCCACCGTGGCCGTCATCGGGGCGTCAGAGGCGGCGCGCAAGCCGAACACGGCCATGACCCTGCGGATCAAGCAGTGGGCCGACGCGCACGGCGCATCCTTCTTTCCTGTGCACCCCGTGTACGAGACCGTCCTCGGTGCCCGCTGCTACGCCTCGATCGACCAGGTGCCCGGGACGATCGACCTGGCGGTGGTGCTCACCGGTCGAGCCGTGGAGTCCTTCGCGGAGGTCGTGGCCCGCGGGGCGAAGTTCGCCGTCATCTTCGCCGCCGGGTTCTCCGAGGTCGGCGCCGACGGGGAGGCCCTCGAGGCCCGGCTCGGCGAGCTGGTGCGTGCGGGCGACACCCACCTCCTCGGACCGAACACGAACCTGAACGCGTTCTCCGACTTCCGGGACGACCTCCCGGGCCCGTCGATCGCGCTGATCACCCAGAGCGGCCACCAGGGGCGGCCGGTGTTCCAGGGCCAGGAGCTGGGCATCGCCATCTCGCACTGGGCGCCGACCGGGAACGAGGTCGACCTCGAGTTCGCCGACTTCGCCCGCTACTTCGCGGCGCAGCCCGGCGTCGGGGTCGTCGCCGCCTACATCGAGGGGTTCAAGGACGGGCGGTCGCTCCTCCTCGCCCTGGACGCGGCGGCGCGGCGGCAGAAGCCGGTCGTGCTCGTGAAGGTGGGGCGGACCGACGAGGGCACGTCGATGGCTCGGGCGCACACCGGGCACCTCACCGGCGCCGACGCCGTCGTGTCGGCGGTGTTCCGGCAGTTCGGCGTCACCCGGGTCGACGGGCTCGACGAGCTCCTCGACGTGTCGGCCGCGTTCGCGCGCACGAAGCCGCCCCGGGGCGACGGGGTGTGCATCTACGCCATCTCGGGCGGCACCGGAGCCCACCTCGCCGACCTCGCCGCCGCCGCCGGGCTCCGACTGCCCGTCCTCGGCGCCGACACCCAGCGGGCGCTCCACGACGGGCTCATCCCCACCTACCTCCGGGTCTCGAACCCGGTCGACTGCGGCGGGCCGCCGGTCACGACCCCCGCCGGTCGCCGCATCCTCGAGCTGCTCCTCGCCGACCCGGCCGTCGACGTCCTCGTGTGCCCCATCACCGGCGCCCTCGACATGATGAGCAAGCCCCTGGCTCGTGACCTCGTCGCCGTCGCCGACACCACCGACAAGCCGATCTTCGTCGTCTGGGGCTCGCCGGTCGGCACCGAGCCCGCCTACACCGAGGTGCTGCTCGGCTCGCGGCTGCCGGTGTTCCGAACCTTCGGCAACTGCGTGCGCGCCGTGCGGGCCTACCTCGACTACTGGGACTTCGCGGCGCGGTACCGCTCGCCGTTCGACGACGTCCCGACCGAGCCCCGTCCCGCGGCCCGACGGGTCCGCCGCCTGCTCGCCACGGCCCCCGCGGGGGGCACGCTCTCGGAGGTCGCCGCCAAGCAGGTCCTCCAGGCCTACGGGGTGAAGCCGAGCCGGGACCGGCTCTGCACCACCGCCGCCGAGGCCGTCGACGCCGCGGCGCGGATCGGCTACCCGGTGGTGATGAAGGCGTCGTCGCCGGTGCTGACCCACAAGAGCGACCTCGGGCTCGTCGCCCTCGGCGTCACCACCGCGACGGCGGTGCGCAGCACGTTCGCCGACCTCCAGCGCCGGGCCCGGCAGGCGGCGGGGCGGCGAGGCCCGGTCGAGGGCGTGCTGGTGTGCGAGACCGTGCGCGACGGCGTCGAGATGGTCCTCGGCCTGGCCCAAGATCCCCTCCTGGGGCCGGTCGTCATGTGCGGCCTCGGCGGCGTGTTCGTCGAGGTGCTCGGCGACGTGAGCTTCCGCGTGCCGCCCTTCGGGCGTGACGAGGCGGCCCGCATGGTGCGCGAGCTGCGGGGCTACCCGCTGCTCGAGGGCGTCCGGGGCGCCAAGCCCGCCGACGTCGACGCGCTCCTCGACGCGATCATGAACGTCCAGCGGCTGGGGATGGACCTGGCCGGGCCGAGCAGCCCGGACGGGATCGCCGAGCTGGACATCAACCCGCTCGTGGTTCGGCCCCGCGGCGCGGTGGCCCTCGACGCCTTGGTGGTGCGGAAGTGA
- a CDS encoding glycosyltransferase family 4 protein: MTRSLLVTNDFPPKVGGIQSYLYELWRRLPSDETVVLTTAHPDAASWDAAQGFRIERTDARFLVPTTSLARRVNALAAEVEAGVVFVDPMFPLGHIAARLERPTVVVAHGAEVTVYGHLPGTATLGRRTLRRAAGVVAAGQFAATQAARVAGRRVPTLVVPPGVDSNCFAPADEATRRATRRRHGLDPEAPLVLGVSRLVPRKGFDVLLEAVRGLEGVEVAIAGDGRDRRRLERRARSLGGRARLLGRVPAHELPALYACADAFAMLCRDRWGGLEAEGFGIVFLEAAACGVPAVAGRSGGAHEAVADGETGFVVEPRDVTAVRAAVARLVGDRALRDRLGAAAQRRAHEEFSYDTLAARLAPLAAGDLAVLDRST; this comes from the coding sequence GTGACTCGATCGCTCCTCGTCACGAACGACTTCCCGCCGAAGGTGGGCGGGATCCAGTCGTACCTCTACGAGCTCTGGCGACGGCTGCCCAGCGACGAGACCGTCGTGCTCACGACCGCGCACCCGGACGCGGCGTCGTGGGACGCCGCGCAGGGGTTCCGGATCGAGCGGACCGACGCCCGGTTCCTCGTGCCCACGACGAGCCTGGCGCGGCGCGTCAATGCGCTCGCGGCCGAGGTGGAGGCCGGCGTCGTCTTCGTCGATCCGATGTTCCCCCTCGGGCACATCGCGGCTCGCCTCGAGCGTCCGACGGTGGTCGTCGCGCACGGCGCCGAGGTGACGGTCTACGGGCACCTGCCCGGCACGGCGACGCTCGGCCGCCGGACCCTGCGGCGCGCCGCCGGCGTCGTCGCCGCCGGCCAGTTCGCCGCCACCCAGGCGGCACGAGTCGCGGGGCGACGAGTCCCGACGCTCGTGGTGCCGCCCGGGGTCGACTCGAATTGCTTCGCACCCGCCGACGAGGCGACCCGCCGCGCCACCCGTCGACGGCACGGGCTCGACCCCGAGGCGCCGCTCGTGCTCGGCGTCAGCCGGCTCGTCCCCCGCAAGGGCTTCGACGTCCTGCTCGAGGCGGTCCGGGGGCTCGAGGGCGTCGAGGTCGCCATCGCCGGCGACGGGCGGGACCGACGTCGCCTCGAGCGACGAGCCCGGTCCCTCGGCGGCCGGGCCCGCCTCCTCGGTCGGGTCCCGGCCCACGAGCTCCCGGCCCTGTACGCGTGCGCGGACGCGTTCGCCATGCTGTGCCGCGACCGGTGGGGCGGCCTCGAAGCCGAGGGCTTCGGAATCGTGTTCCTCGAAGCCGCCGCGTGCGGCGTGCCGGCGGTGGCGGGCCGCAGCGGCGGCGCTCACGAAGCCGTCGCGGACGGGGAGACCGGCTTCGTCGTCGAGCCGCGCGACGTCACCGCGGTGCGCGCCGCGGTGGCGCGCCTCGTCGGCGACCGCGCCCTGCGGGATCGACTCGGTGCCGCCGCCCAGAGACGGGCGCACGAGGAGTTCTCCTACGACACGCTCGCGGCGCGCCTCGCGCCCCTCGCCGCCGGAGACCTCGCCGTACTCGACCGAAGCACCTGA
- a CDS encoding lipid-transfer protein — protein MASPLRDRAAIVGIGQTAFGKGLPATELSLACQAITAALDDCAIPPAEVDGLASYTMELNREVDVARNVGLGDLSFFTQVGYGGGAGCATVLQAAMAVATGQCQVAVAWRARKRAAKTSRPWAQVPRRLDDHWQWSRPFGLLRPVDEVAMLTRRYMHEYGATRDHLANVALAFRKHANRNPAATMHDKPLSRREYLEGRWISEPLCLYDNCLETDGALAVVLVAAERAVDLPRRPVYVHAGAQGLPRQHQTMINYFNDDPLSGPSWAAAGPLWRNAAFGPADVKVAQIYDAFSPLVPLSLEGYGFCARGEGGPFTDGGALEWPDGRLPTNTSGGGMSEAYVHGFNLVLEGVRQLRGTSTSQVAGADTCLVTSGEGVPTSALLLRN, from the coding sequence GTGGCCTCGCCGCTCCGGGACCGCGCCGCCATCGTGGGCATCGGCCAGACGGCGTTCGGGAAGGGCCTGCCGGCGACCGAGCTGTCGCTCGCCTGCCAGGCGATCACGGCCGCCCTCGACGACTGCGCCATCCCCCCCGCCGAGGTGGACGGGCTCGCCTCCTACACGATGGAGCTGAACCGGGAGGTCGACGTGGCCCGCAACGTCGGCCTCGGCGACCTCTCCTTCTTCACCCAGGTCGGCTACGGCGGCGGCGCCGGCTGCGCCACCGTGCTGCAGGCGGCCATGGCCGTCGCCACCGGCCAGTGCCAGGTGGCGGTGGCGTGGCGGGCGCGGAAGCGGGCCGCGAAGACGAGCCGGCCGTGGGCCCAGGTGCCGCGCCGCCTCGACGACCACTGGCAGTGGAGCCGCCCCTTCGGGCTCCTGCGCCCGGTCGACGAGGTCGCGATGCTGACGCGCCGCTACATGCACGAGTACGGGGCGACGCGCGATCACCTGGCCAACGTCGCCCTCGCGTTCCGGAAGCACGCCAACCGCAACCCGGCGGCGACGATGCACGACAAGCCGCTCTCTCGGCGCGAGTACCTCGAGGGGCGCTGGATCTCCGAGCCGCTCTGCCTCTACGACAACTGCCTCGAGACCGACGGGGCCCTCGCGGTGGTCCTGGTCGCGGCCGAGCGGGCCGTCGACCTCCCGCGGCGACCGGTCTACGTGCACGCGGGCGCGCAGGGCCTGCCCCGCCAGCACCAGACGATGATCAACTACTTCAACGACGACCCGCTGTCGGGTCCGTCGTGGGCCGCCGCCGGCCCGCTGTGGCGGAACGCCGCCTTCGGCCCGGCGGACGTGAAGGTGGCGCAGATCTACGACGCCTTCAGCCCGCTCGTCCCGCTCTCCCTCGAGGGCTACGGCTTCTGCGCCCGCGGCGAGGGCGGCCCGTTCACCGACGGCGGGGCGCTCGAGTGGCCCGACGGCCGCCTGCCGACGAACACGTCCGGCGGCGGGATGTCGGAGGCGTACGTGCACGGCTTCAACCTCGTGCTCGAGGGGGTCCGCCAGCTTCGGGGCACCTCGACGAGCCAGGTCGCCGGCGCCGACACCTGCCTCGTCACCAGCGGCGAGGGCGTGCCGACCAGCGCCCTGCTCCTCCGGAACTAG
- a CDS encoding enoyl-CoA hydratase/isomerase family protein, producing the protein MPLVALTGPDPDGVAVLRLDRAEKRNALSIALRDEMSDALDRLADDDELRALVVTGAGDTFSAGFDLDEFADASVAETLWSSSDRWHRRILTFPLPTVAAVNGPALGGGFDLAVMCDLRVASETARFAHPEHRFSPVVYAPLHDLVGAGVARDLALTGRSVDAAEAAALGLATRVVPADAVLEAATAVAREIALAPRPVLLAMKAKILRRARVTSGATLDL; encoded by the coding sequence GTGCCGCTCGTCGCCCTGACCGGGCCCGACCCCGACGGCGTCGCGGTGCTGCGCCTCGACCGAGCCGAGAAGCGCAACGCCCTCTCGATCGCGCTCCGCGACGAGATGAGCGACGCCCTCGACCGTCTCGCCGACGACGACGAGCTCCGGGCGCTCGTGGTGACCGGCGCTGGCGACACCTTCAGCGCCGGCTTCGATCTCGACGAGTTCGCCGACGCCAGCGTCGCCGAGACGCTCTGGTCGTCGAGCGACCGATGGCACCGTCGGATCCTGACCTTCCCGCTGCCCACGGTGGCGGCGGTGAACGGGCCCGCGCTCGGCGGCGGCTTCGACCTCGCGGTCATGTGCGACCTCCGGGTGGCGAGCGAGACCGCCCGCTTCGCGCACCCGGAGCACCGGTTCAGCCCGGTCGTCTACGCGCCGCTCCACGACCTCGTCGGAGCCGGCGTCGCCCGCGACCTGGCGCTCACCGGCCGGTCCGTCGACGCCGCCGAAGCGGCCGCCCTCGGCCTGGCGACGCGGGTGGTCCCCGCCGACGCCGTGCTCGAGGCGGCGACCGCCGTCGCGCGCGAGATCGCGCTGGCGCCGCGCCCCGTCCTGCTGGCCATGAAGGCCAAGATCCTCCGCCGGGCCCGGGTGACGTCGGGCGCGACGCTCGACCTGTAG